The genomic window ACGACTACGGCCGGATGCTCGCCGGCTCGATCCTCGTGATCGTCCTCGCCGTGGCCCTCGAGGCGGTCTTCTCCGTCGTCCAGCGACTGGTCGTCCCGGCCGGCGTCACCGCCGGGCGCCCCACCGACACCCGCGCGCGCGTCGCCCGACGCGCCCCGGGCACCGCAACACCCCTCCAGGAAGAAGGAACACAGTGAACTACACAGCGAAGAAAGGCCGGCTCGCCGTTCTCGGCGCAGTCGCGATCGGGGCCGTGGTGGCCCTGGCAGGGTGCTCGTCGAGCGACCCCCTCAGCAGCGGCTCGGACGACACGGCGTCGTCCTCCGACGCGCTGGTGATCGGCTCGCAGCAGTACTACTCGAACAAGATCATCGCCGAGCTCTACGCCCAGGCGCTCGAGGACGGCGGCTACACGGTCGACCGTCAGTACGACATCGGCCAGCGCGAGGTGTACCTGCCAGAGCTCGAGAGCGGCAGCATCGACGTGTTCCCCGAGTACTCGGGCAACCTGCTGCAGTTCTACGACGCCGAGACGACGGCGAAGACGCCGGAGGAGGTGGAGTCGGCCCTCGCCGACGCGCTGCCTGACGGCCTCACCAGCCTGACCGCCGCCGAGGCGACCGACCAGGACAGCTACAACGTGACGAAGGAGTTCTCCGAGGAGAACGGGATCACGAGCCTGGCCGACCTCAAGGACTACTCCGGCTCGATCGCCCTCGGCGCCCCGCCCGAGAACGTCGATCGCCCCTACGGCCCTCCCGGCCTGAAGAGCATCTACGGCGTCGACGTCACCTCGACCCCGATCGACGACGGAGGCGGCCCGCTGACGGCCAAGGCGCTGTCGGACGGCAGCGTCCAGATCGCCGACCTCTACTCGGCCAGCCCGCTGATCGTCGAGAACGACTTCGTCACCCTCGACGACCCCGAGAACATGATCCTGCCGCAGAACGTCGTGCCGATCGTGTCGGACAAGGTCGACCAGGGCGCCCAGGACATCATCGACGCGGTCGACGCGGCGCTGACGTCGGCCGACCTGCAGGAGATGAACTCGAAGAGCCAGACCGACAAGGAGTCCGAGGGCAGCATCGCCAAGGACTTCCTCGAGAGCAAGGGCCTCGTCGGCTGACCAGCGACGAGCAGAGGAGGGGCCGGCACGCAGGTGCCGGCCCCTCCGTCGTCCCGGCTCAGGCCGCGTCGTCGTCGGGGTGGGCCATGTGCTTCTCCTCGCGCCGGTGCACGACCCGCTTGACGAGCAGCACCACCACGGCGAAGGCGACGACGATGCCGACGAAGACGTAGCCGGCGCCGTGCAGCCGGTCGGCCAGCTCTCGGTAGCTCCCGGCTGCGGCCGCGCCCACCGACACGTAGGCCGTCGCCCAGAGCAGGCAGGCCGGCGTCGTCCAGGCCAGGAACGTCCGGTAGCGCATCGGGCTCGTGCCCACGGTCAGGGGGATGAGCGAGTGCAGCACGGGCAGGAACCGCGAGACGAACACCGCGATGCCGCCGCGACGCGCGAGGTAGTTCTCGGCCCTGACCCAGTTGGCCTCGCCGAGCCGCCGACCGAGGCGGCTGCGTCGGATCGCCGGGCCGAAGTGCCGCCCGAGCGCGAAGCCGATGCTCTCGCCGATGAGGGCGCCGAGCACCAGGGCGACGACGAGTGAGGCGAACTCGACCGGGCCGACCACCGCGGTCGCGGAGACCACGGCGACGGTGTCCCCCGGCACGAGCAGCCCGAGCAGCACGCTCGTCTCGAGCACCATCGCCAGCCCGGCGAGCAGGGTCCGGAGGAGCGGGTCGACCGACTGCACGAGGTCGAGCAGTCCTGTCAGCAGGTCGTTCACCCGGCCGATCCTATTCACGGCCGCCCGGGAGGGCCCTGGCTCCGGAGGTCGGTCAAGGTCGCGCCGGGAGGGGACGACGCAGGGCGTCGAGCCGGGCCTGCCACGCGGCGAGCCGCCCCGGCTGCTCGGCCGGGGAGGGGCCGTCGACCCAGCCGGAGACGATCCGCACGCCGTGCAGGGCGCTGAGCGACCAGATCTCGGCGCCGTCGAGCTCGGCCGGTGTCGTCCGGTCGTGCAGCACGTCGACGCCCAGCACGGCGGCGAGGGTCAGCACGGTGCGTGACGTCACCCCCGGCAGGCGGGGCAGGTCGTCGGCGGGCGTGCAGAGCGAGTCGCCGCGCCACCACACCAGGGAGCTCCAGGCCCCCTCGACGACGTGGCCCTCGGGGGAGAGGATCACCGCCTCCTCGGCTCCGTGCGCGGCGGCCTCCGAGCGCAGGTCGCCGAGGGCGGCCAGGTCCGGGCCCTTCACGAACGGCGAGGTGCGGGGGTCGCGGGTCGCGGTCGCCACCCTCACCGACCTCGTCCGGTCGGGAGCGGTCCGCAGCCGTGCGCGCAGCTCCGGCGTCGTCGTCGCGTCGGGGCGGACCAGCTCGACCCGCGGGAACCAGGCGCCGTCCCGGGGCAGGCGGCCGACGACCGCGTCCCAGAAAGAGGCAACGTCGTCGTCGGCCACGAGTCCCGTCGCCGCGACGGAGGTCGTGAAGCGGTCGCGGTGCACGTCCAGGGCGCGGACCGCGCCGTCGAGCACGAGCCACGAGTCGGCCACGAGCACGTCGGAGGGCGACGCGACAGGCGCTGCGGCCCGCGGCGTGCCCCGCGACGCCGAGAGGGCGCCGTCGCGCCACAGGAGGGTCTCGCCGGGGCTCATACACTCAGGGTATGCGTCTCCCGGTCCACCGTCGTCCGCTCCCGTGGCGCGACCCGGAGGCCGTGGTGCTCGCCCTCGCGGGCACGGGCGACGTGGCCTGGACCGACGCGGGGCCCGGTGCCACGTCCGGTCGATCGGTCGTCGCCTGGGGCCCGGCGCTCACGGCGACGGGCCCCCACCCCCTCGCCGCCGCGTGGACCGAGCTCCGGGCCGTCCTCGCTCATCCGCGACCCGACGCCGACCCGCTCGGGCCGACCGGGTGGCTCGGCTACGGCGTCGGGACCTGGCTGCTCGACCGGGACGCGACCGTCGGCGAGGGTCGGGGGGCGCCTCCCTCGGTCACGACCGGGCTCGTGCCCGACCACGACGGCCCGGCCGACCTCGCGCTGCTGCTCACCGACCGGGCCCTGGTCTTCGACCACGGCCGGCGCACGGTGGAGGCGGTCGTCCTGGGCGACGACCGGTGGCTGTCGGACGTCGCGGCGGCCTGGGTCGACGTGCCCGAGGGCGACCCCGAGCCCGACCCCGAGCCCCACCTCGGGCCCTCGCCCGGGTCGACGGCCGCGCCGCGCCGGGCCCGCCGCCAGCACGACGACGCCGCCTACCTGACGCTGGTCGAGCGCTGTCAGCAGGCCATCACCACGGGCGACGCCTACGTCCTCTGCCTCACCACGACGACCACCGTCGAGGGCGACGTGGACGACCTGGCCGTCTGGCGGAGGCTGCGCCGGTCCTCGCCGGCCCCGCACGCCTCCTTCGTGCGGATCGGCCCGACCTCGGTGCTCGGGGCGTCTCCCGAGTCGTTCCTCCTCGTCGACACGGGAGGGACGGTGTCGTCGTCCCCGATCAAGGGGACCAGGCCGCGGTCCGCGGACCCGACGCTCGACGACCGCGCCGTCGCCGAGCTCCGCGCCGACGAGAAGGAGCTCGCCGAGAACCTGATGATCGTCGACCTCGTGCGCAACGACCTCACCCGTGTGGCCGTCCCCGGCACGGTCGCCGTGACCGAGCTGTTCGCCGTGCGGTCGTACCGCCACGTGCACCAGCTGGTCAGCACCGTGACGGCGGTCCTGGCACCGGGCCGCACGGCGCTCGACGCCGTGGAGACGACGTTCCCGGCCGGGTCGATGACCGGCGCGCCGAAGCGCAGGGCCGTGCAGCTGCTCGCGGCGTGGGAGGGGCGACCGCGCGGCGTGTACGCCGGGGCGGTGGGGCACCTCGGCCTGGACGGATCCGCCTCGCTCGCCATGGCGATCCGGTCGATCGTCGTCGAGCAGGCCACGCCGCGACGGCCCGGCCGCGCGAGCGTCGGAGCCGGGGGAGGGATCACGGCATCGTCGGTGCCGTCCGTCGAGCTCGAGGAGGTGCGACTCAAGGCGGCCGCCCTGCTGCGCGCCCTCGAGGCGGTCCCGGAGGGCGCCTCCTCGGCCCCCGCCGTGTCGACGCGGTCCGTGCCCTGACGGGCGGATCGGCCCGCTACCCTGGACGACGGACCGCCGCGCGTGCGCGCCCCTCGGGGCGCCCTCGGGCCGTCCACCTCCCCACCGCAGCGATTGAGAGTCCCGTGGCCCACGAGCACGACACGACAGCGTCCGCCGACCAGGCGTCCACCACCCCCGCGTCCACGACGCCGGGGTCAGCGAGCCCGGCCCACGCCGAGGGCGACACGGAGCGCGCCTACGACCCTGCCCGCCTGCAGCAGAAGTGGCAGGCGATCTGGGAGGAGGCGAAGCCCTTCGCCGTCGACCCCGACGACAAGCGGCCGCGCAAGTACATCCTCGACATGTTCCCGTACCCGTCCGGCGACCTGCACATGGGGCACGCCGAGCAGTACGCCCTCGGCGACATGGTCACGCGCTACTGGCGCCAGCAGGGCTTCAACGTGCTGCACCCGATCGGCTGGGACAGCTTCGGCC from Frigoribacterium sp. PvP032 includes these protein-coding regions:
- a CDS encoding anthranilate synthase component I family protein; its protein translation is MRLPVHRRPLPWRDPEAVVLALAGTGDVAWTDAGPGATSGRSVVAWGPALTATGPHPLAAAWTELRAVLAHPRPDADPLGPTGWLGYGVGTWLLDRDATVGEGRGAPPSVTTGLVPDHDGPADLALLLTDRALVFDHGRRTVEAVVLGDDRWLSDVAAAWVDVPEGDPEPDPEPHLGPSPGSTAAPRRARRQHDDAAYLTLVERCQQAITTGDAYVLCLTTTTTVEGDVDDLAVWRRLRRSSPAPHASFVRIGPTSVLGASPESFLLVDTGGTVSSSPIKGTRPRSADPTLDDRAVAELRADEKELAENLMIVDLVRNDLTRVAVPGTVAVTELFAVRSYRHVHQLVSTVTAVLAPGRTALDAVETTFPAGSMTGAPKRRAVQLLAAWEGRPRGVYAGAVGHLGLDGSASLAMAIRSIVVEQATPRRPGRASVGAGGGITASSVPSVELEEVRLKAAALLRALEAVPEGASSAPAVSTRSVP
- a CDS encoding ABC transporter substrate-binding protein → MNYTAKKGRLAVLGAVAIGAVVALAGCSSSDPLSSGSDDTASSSDALVIGSQQYYSNKIIAELYAQALEDGGYTVDRQYDIGQREVYLPELESGSIDVFPEYSGNLLQFYDAETTAKTPEEVESALADALPDGLTSLTAAEATDQDSYNVTKEFSEENGITSLADLKDYSGSIALGAPPENVDRPYGPPGLKSIYGVDVTSTPIDDGGGPLTAKALSDGSVQIADLYSASPLIVENDFVTLDDPENMILPQNVVPIVSDKVDQGAQDIIDAVDAALTSADLQEMNSKSQTDKESEGSIAKDFLESKGLVG
- a CDS encoding DedA family protein yields the protein MNDLLTGLLDLVQSVDPLLRTLLAGLAMVLETSVLLGLLVPGDTVAVVSATAVVGPVEFASLVVALVLGALIGESIGFALGRHFGPAIRRSRLGRRLGEANWVRAENYLARRGGIAVFVSRFLPVLHSLIPLTVGTSPMRYRTFLAWTTPACLLWATAYVSVGAAAAGSYRELADRLHGAGYVFVGIVVAFAVVVLLVKRVVHRREEKHMAHPDDDAA
- a CDS encoding aminotransferase class IV yields the protein MSPGETLLWRDGALSASRGTPRAAAPVASPSDVLVADSWLVLDGAVRALDVHRDRFTTSVAATGLVADDDVASFWDAVVGRLPRDGAWFPRVELVRPDATTTPELRARLRTAPDRTRSVRVATATRDPRTSPFVKGPDLAALGDLRSEAAAHGAEEAVILSPEGHVVEGAWSSLVWWRGDSLCTPADDLPRLPGVTSRTVLTLAAVLGVDVLHDRTTPAELDGAEIWSLSALHGVRIVSGWVDGPSPAEQPGRLAAWQARLDALRRPLPARP